In Mytilus edulis chromosome 13, xbMytEdul2.2, whole genome shotgun sequence, a single window of DNA contains:
- the LOC139502316 gene encoding putative defense protein 1 isoform X2 yields the protein MKSKFSLPNLIAFSFLYYALTLVSGYPNGAPENSCGDPTPIHQTRINATHIGIYYPLSMETSGYSLETSGAQYSGARGSRIRVTLRAAPNDYFRGFFVQATRNGFPLEAINRPAYGTFRPLDDNSQARRCRAAVGGVGGITHTNNRDKNVVSFDWYPPASCNLGNVQFVATVVKQYNEYWVDVRSPNVTGVGFQGERGILCQLYNDPFNTGIQQEVIRLLSQQQQQQGQQQGQQQQARTAG from the exons ATGAAATCCAAATTCTCTTTGCCAAATTTAATTGCATTCAGTTTTTTGTATTATGCATTGACACTTGTCAGTGGATATCCAAATGGTGCACCTGAAAATTCTTGTGGAGATCCAACACCTATTCATCAAACTAGAATAAATGCAACGCACATTGGAATTTATTATCCACTGTCAATGGAAACTAGTGGGTATTCTTTGGAAACCAGTGGTGCCCAATATAGTGGTGCACGAGGATCTAGAATCAGAG tAACCCTTCGAGCAGCACCTAACGATTATTTCCGTGGATTTTTCGTACAAGCAACAAGAAATGGTTTTCCATTGGAAGCCATCAACAGGCCTGCTTATGGAACATTTAGACCTTTAGATGACAATTCACAAGCAAGGAGATGCCGAGCTGCAGTAGGAGGTGTTGGTGGAATTACACACACAAACAACAGAGATAAAAATGTGGTTTCATTCGACTGGTATCCACCAGCAAGCTGCAACTTAGGAAATGTTCAATTTGT CGCCACAGTTGTTAAACAATACAATGAATATTGGGTTGATGTAAGATCACCGAATGTAACAGGAGTCGGATTCCAAG gAGAGCGAGGAATTTTGTGTCAGCTATACAACGACCCATTCAACACGGGAATTCAACAGGAAGTAATCAGATTATTGTCCCAACAACAGCAACAACAAGGACAACAACAGGGACAACAACAACAAGCACGTACAGCTGGATAA